A single window of Plasmodium reichenowi strain SY57 chromosome 14, whole genome shotgun sequence DNA harbors:
- a CDS encoding hypothetical protein (conserved Plasmodium protein, unknown function) encodes MIKVLLAVLFILIKLENIVGEDEKSVKNICVCDFTDKLNFLPLEKTKILCELKPQHGEDIKIIANKEYEINCMNNSKVFCPLKDTFINNTNIKLYSPKLHFEIKDITHKGKNAALYYLKIDEEASDIFFSCSIKPKQVSGLLEGEVRVNLKKHINEEYSIFNEEEDVHVCDFSKGNLDITPSAGFYVKNSRNVSCIYRVIPNKLFLIKLPKLDIVTEKLLPSIVNCLSEFSFINFTLKHVQEGDNYISFNVIFGEFKKHFNLTCSLDLSDFKQEPCNVGKTANITFIFSK; translated from the coding sequence atgataaaagtACTTCTTGCAGTgctttttatattaattaaattgGAAAATATTGTAGGTGAGGATGAGAAAAgtgtaaaaaatatatgtgtatgtGATTTTACGGATAAGTTAAATTTCTTACCTCTTgagaaaacaaaaatattatgtgAATTAAAACCACAACATGGtgaagatataaaaataatagctaataaagaatatgaaataaattGTATGAATAATTCTAAAGTTTTTTGTCCATTAAAAGatacttttattaataatacaaatataaaattatattctCCAAAATTACATTTTGAAATTAAAGATATTACACATAAAGGGAAAAATGCAgcattatattatttaaaaattgaTGAGGAAGCATctgatatatttttttcttgttcaATAAAACCAAAACAAGTATCTGGTTTATTAGAAGGAGAAGTACGtgtaaatttaaaaaagcATATAAATGAGGAATATTCTATATTtaatgaagaagaagatGTACATGTTTGTGATTTTTCAAAAGGTAATTTGGATATAACCCCTTCAGCTGGATTTTATGTTAAAAATTCAAGAAATGTAAGTTGTATTTATAGGGTTATCccaaataaattatttttaataaaattaccTAAACTTGATATAGTTAcagaaaaattattaccTAGTATAGTCAATTGTTTATCCgaattttcatttataaattttacTTTAAAACATGTACAAGAAGGagataattatatatcatttaatgttatttttggagaatttaaaaaacattttaatttaacATGTTCCTTAGATTTATCTGATTTTAAGCAAGAACCTTGTAATGTTGGAAAGACAGCAAACataacatttatattttctaaatGA
- a CDS encoding hypothetical protein (conserved Plasmodium protein, unknown function) → MLSVNKVTAFLFFYILLIKGYYGRTESKNILNTVKNDVKNGNYQNMMNFPDMDKIKELINQNKVEEARELFNEMQKQFMKEKMEANNNMNNRKPAKKAMDNSNLFSNLINPNDLQEMIKFYMYLQNILNSKNETSEKKMVKSFLRKTIQKMKDNENSEEKKSIDDIIKDTEGHNEMLEKLAGLMKINKEKLKDEQVKNKLNQILIGMLKFIDYTNNSDITNSLMDEIQIEQVQAEDGTIKPKVQVNISNSKAHLDMLQKATNFMGINIDQEELKKLTVNNKWYESFLNNLLNSSDEL, encoded by the coding sequence ATGTTGAGTGTTAACAAAGTTACCgcttttttatttttctatattttaCTCATAAAAGGATATTATGGAAGGACCgaaagtaaaaatatattaaacacTGTAAAGAATGATGTAAAAAATGGGAATTATCAGAATATGATGAATTTTCCAGATATGgataaaattaaagaattaataaatcaaaataaagTTGAAGAAGCAAGagaattatttaatgaaatgcaaaaacaatttatgaaagaaaaaatggaagctaacaataatatgaataatagAAAACCAGCAAAAAAAGCCATGGATAATAGTAATTTATTTAGTAATTTAATTAATCCTAATGATCTTCAAGAAATgattaaattttatatgtactTACAAAATATACTAAATTCCAAAAACGAAACttcagaaaaaaaaatggttAAATCTTTCTTAAGAAAAACCATCCAAAAAATGaaagataatgaaaatagtgaagaaaaaaaatctattgatgatataataaaagatacCGAAGGACATAATGAAATGTTAGAAAAATTAGCAGGTCTTATGAAAATTaacaaagaaaaattaaaagatgaacaagttaaaaataaattaaacCAAATATTAATAGGTATGCTCAAATTCATAGATTATACTAATAATAGTGATATAACCAACTCTTTAATGGATGAAATTCAAATTGAACAAGTACAAGCAGAGGATGGAACAATCAAACCAAAAGTTCAAGTTAACATAAGTAATAGTAAAGCACACTTAGATATGTTACAAAAAGCTACCAATTTTATGGGTATTAATATTGATCaagaagaattaaaaaaattaaccgttaataataaatggTATGAAAGctttttaaataatctACTTAACAGTTCAGATGAActctaa
- a CDS encoding hypothetical protein (conserved Plasmodium protein, unknown function), which produces MKILFNNIFGLFCLFVFVTWALFLNNNGILYPVCCLKSAGDTYLDTLRGSNFNNEFIDLLSRRDICNTIKNYITREQIKCAISYDVLNISNIINGLEKTLLRDHNIIINGKENILKKYLNTFLTIYIKRQSEDVNNFIKKFSNSKLDVVINYRYYEEKFLSEYEEINSLKKGFSNHITEIKDILNNISSSNNYKKRSGVIYFPDVKDTLYSKIHILKEILFKLRNKVSFMYNINLALDEFKENFDKQVYNFKGKEGLNDFVRITSDILKPTSSFKNVDDINKFNVNNQMNDIQNVSVNKEDLNDFRRNIINLDVPIRDPSSFCLNQVENPTEMNINNPCNNNDGNNINCKDLVEEDAMLNHFSFLLHHLEKMTCILIFSLKNKISSVRDDVEKDINKMESELINVSNEINRLDIVFDVPQHHILNYNNKNENKVLNLMNIKNEYYEYLSGNNKINNDLDDFDNTLMLLERKTDWICEQNMIAYGDREDIHEAINSALEISDKLKDMYVTENFNLLITYENLYKEINLFLYNKQYNISEEAYIYAWDSLENFKGKKLLTEGIDRLVRSVMSISYMIKYIKIANKDLNPQICFDLNKLSNAFMNIEKKLALYRNQFYRLNHDITTLKLFKNNIEKLGYAYRDNMNKVHINMDTYNIATENLQHEIDNILENISDVLYEDMLINELKTMRATWKNFVYVNYDYFKQNNKLIKEFDENKLIIFPPQFGLMKQSEQTHIRNDNNKDNSVTSLGSSSSISTTTSSPDNYLIGQNFIKSPYYNLLYEFATEKINCAKTPEERIESFGEIYRTIDRVSSLIKENRKNLRSKYDNMRIEILKLIDYRKDTFEETKDVHKELIRLEGFILNALDNLFAKRMTLSVQMKNSVEMLKGSLYKDKLPDYCKAVEMFIPKYFLTMARWKNFLLEYRNIMPPHVISKFYST; this is translated from the coding sequence ATGAAgattttatttaataatatttttggactcttttgtttatttgtttttgtaACATGGgcattatttttaaacaaTAATGGGATATTATATCCAGTGTGTTGTTTAAAAAGTGCGGGGGATACTTACCTAGATACATTGAGAGGTTCcaattttaataatgaatTTATTGATTTATTAAGTAGAAGAGATATATGTAATACtataaagaattatataactAGGGAACAGATAAAATGTGCTATAAGTTATGATGTTCTTAATATtagtaatataataaatggCCTTGAGAAAACATTATTAAGAgatcataatataattataaatggtaaagaaaatattttaaaaaaatatctgAACACATTTTTgacaatatatattaaaagacAAAGTGAAGatgtaaataattttataaaaaagtttAGTAATAGTAAATTGGATGTAGTAATAAATTATAGATATTATGAAGAGAAATTTTTAAGTGAATATGAAGAAATTAATAGCTTAAAAAAAGGGTTTTCAAATCATATTACtgaaataaaagatatattaaataatattagttcttctaataattataaaaagagaagtggtgttatatattttcctgATGTAAAAGATACATTATATTCGAAGATACacattttaaaagaaattttatttaaattgAGAAATAAAGTTTcttttatgtataatattaatttagCATTAGATgaatttaaagaaaattttgataaacaagtttataattttaaagGTAAAGAAGGTTTAAATGATTTCGTAAGAATCACATCAGATATTTTAAAACCTACAtcttcttttaaaaatgtggatgatataaataaatttaatgtAAATAACCAAATGAATGACATTCAAAATGTTAGTGTTAATAAAGAAGATCTTAATGATTTTAGACgtaatattattaaccTGGATGTACCTATTCGTGATCCTAGTTCATTTTGTTTGAACCAAGTGGAAAACCCCACtgaaatgaatataaacaacccatgtaataataatgatggGAACAATATAAATTGTAAGGACCTCGTAGAAGAAGACGCGATGCTTAatcatttttcttttctattACATCATTTGGAAAAGATGACTtgtattttaatatttagTCTTAAAAACAAGATATCGAGTGTTAGAGATGATGTTGAAAAAGACATAAATAAGATGGAGAGCGAATTAATTAACGTATCTAATGAAATAAATCGTTTAGATATTGTTTTTGATGTACCACAAcatcatattttaaattacaataataaaaatgaaaataagGTTTTGAATcttatgaatataaaaaatgaatattatgaatatttaagtggaaataataaaataaataatgatttaGATGATTTTGACAATACATTAATGTTATTAGAAAGAAAAACTGATTGGATATGTGAACAAAACATGATAGCATATGGTGATAGAGAAGATATACATGAAGCCATAAATTCTGCCTTAGAAATTAGTGATAAGTTAAAAGATATGTATGTTACGGAgaattttaatttattaataacatatgaaaatttatataaagaaataaatttgttcttatataataaacaatataatataagcGAAGAAgcttatatatatgcatgGGATTCGTTAGAAAATtttaaaggaaaaaaattactAACTGAAGGTATTGACAGACTTGTACGTTCGGTTATGTCCATATcttatatgataaaatatataaagatagCAAATAAAGATTTGAATCCACAAATATGTTTtgatttaaataaattatctaatgcatttatgaatatagaaaaaaaattagcTCTATATAGAAATCAATTTTATAGATTAAATCATGACATTACTacattaaaattatttaaaaataatatagaaaaattaGGATATGCATATAGagataatatgaataaagtacatattaatatggATACTTATAATATAGCAACGGAAAATTTACAACACGAAATTGACAATATTCTAGAAAACATAAGTGATGTATTATATGAAGATATGCTTATAAATGAATTGAAAACAATGAGAGCAACATGGAAGAATTTTGTTTATGTtaattatgattattttaaacaaaataataaattaataaaagaatttgatgaaaacaaattaattatatttccACCTCAATTTGGTCTTATGAAACAAAGTGAACAAACACATATAAGAAacgataataataaagataattCTGTTACTTCCTTAGGATCATCATCATCTATATCAACAACAACGTCTTCACCagataattatttaattggtcagaattttataaaatctCCATACTATAATCTATTATATGAGTTTGCTACcgaaaaaataaattgtGCAAAAACACCAGAAGAAAGAATTGAAAGTTTTGGAGAGATATATAGAACTATAGATCGAGTTTCTAGTCTTATCAAagaaaatagaaaaaaCCTAAGATctaaatatgataatatgcgtatagaaatattaaaacTTATCGATTATAGAAAAGATACATTTGAAGAAACAAAAGATGTTCataaagaattaataaGATTAGAAggatttattttaaatgcATTAGATAATTTATTTGCTAAAAGAATGACATTAAGTGTCCAGATGAAAAATTCTGTTGAAATGTTAAAAGGAAGTTTATATAAAGACAAATTACCTGATTATTGTAAGGCTGTTGAAATGTTCATTCctaaatattttctaaCAATGGCAAGATGGaaaaattttcttcttGAATATAGAAACATAATGCCACCCCATGTTATATCAAAATTTTATTCTACatga